The Oryzias latipes chromosome 11, ASM223467v1 nucleotide sequence TAAGTTCTTCTTCATTTGTTCTTCTATGAATTGATGCTAAACTAGCATCACTTTCTCTCTTTGGTCATCTTTAAATACTTCTGCTATCAATATCCTCCACAACACCAAAAAGTAGTCGTGAGAGGAAGACGAGGCTCTTTCCTCCGAGAGATGCTGATTCAGCCACACAGATCAGGTGTTCTGATGTACTAAAGGTTAACAGACCTTTATGTGACCAAAAGGCGAGTTGTGAAAGAGCAGATTTTCTCTGGAGCTCCAGAACAGACAGCTACACTTTGGCCTCACTGTTTTATGGATGGCCCGTTACCTGTACAGGTGGGTTTTGTCTTTACGGTAGAAGCGCAGCAGCACGCAGTGGAAGGGGAGGCCCCTGATCCTCCAGCGAGCCTTGATGGTGCCGTCCTCTGGATGCTTGGTGAGCTTGAGCACATCCAGCCGAGCCTCAGCATAGTAACACAGAACCAGGAAGCGCCACAGCGAGAGCGTGAGCTGGTACACCTGCCGCCCTCTTCGGGAACAACAGAGAGAGGACAGAGCATCACAGTGGAAGCCCAATGATGGCGCTCTTACAGGGTGTGTGTCACACAACATTCGAATGCTGTCAGTTCACTAGGATTTGTGGGATTACCCAAAAATCAGTCATGTGGGGTCTGCAGgaatccttttgtttttgaaaaaacagctgatttaaaAGCCGTGTGACATAAACATAGAAGTGTCTGCACATAGGTTGAGGCAAGCTGGAAACTACAAGTGATGGCTGTCGTTTGGATCAGCTGATGGATTAgtcattttttcacaaaaatgatcaaacttgAGGCGATCACTCGTGGACTAAAAGATTCAGAGGAAGCAGCTCCGTTAATATAACCGCGTGCTAATTAGCCGGTTGGTACTGAAAGGATCAGGGTTTTGTGATTCTAGAAGGGTTAGAAGGAGAGTGAATCTGGTGGAGGTTTGTGTGATTGACTCCACAGAAAGGTCACCACCTCTGTGCACATATTGATGGTGGATCTTTTGGTTTGCAGAAGCATGGATCTAAACCCCCATGCtttaaggcagtgtttttcaaccatttttgagCGACGGCACACTTTAATCTTGACAAAAAActtgcggcacaccagcattcaaaataaaaagggagaaactcatggtctgttttgatctacagcccctccgcaatctcacgtgcatctTTGTGATAATTGCGGcaaaaaaagctggaagttgcagctgtttattctaaaagatgtaataaaagttaagttaaaagatttaaagactctttgatgtgtgttcgttgtggtttcaagacgtttaacaagtaAGACTGATTGtggctgagacgctgtcactttaacccaatgcctcatgggagatgtagtgcaaacagccgccgtaCACAGatagactcgcgtctctgagcttcattgttttgttcactttttccacggtctgataccggattctgtggaaagctacaccactaaagacgagctttagctggtatttttgttagaactgagagactttatgagcagaatctgaacaaggaagtgaagactttaaccacatctgattggtcaggctgatgacgtgtgattaagactccaagaaAGATTGTTgaagacagttaaaggggtgggACTTTTCCTAATACAGCTGTAGCTAAattgcggtaccgtcattcttatcaaaatgtctttaatttaatcaaataaagacaaagaaaaaagtattttacgatctttcatattcctaacttctcagtgttttatcagggcctgtttggatgaacaaagagctgatatcttggagattggtaaatgtttttagatcagtgaatgagggcaatttcccacggcacacctgaccatctcccggcatactggttgaaaaacactgctttaaggACTACCagctctgcttttattttgaaaatagactTATCATAGCATGTTAAAACATCGGGCCGCTTCAGTGCCAAATTATATTTATCACCTCTTGCTTTACTTTGCAAGCATTTTAATCCCCataatgattattttttgcttatcctcctgtttttttttacttcattttttaatatctcTATTTTCCCAGCTTTCATTCAGTTTTATCACCTGGGTTTTTGTGATGTGCGGACACAAAGGTTTGGGGTTTTTTAAGATCACTCACCTGGTCTTGATGTTGAGCAGGCCGTTGATGAACTCTACATCGTTGGAGTAAATGCTGTAATCGTGGTTTGTCAAAAAGAAGCTGGGAAGCTGCAACACAAAGCAGAAAGCATAGTGTCGAATTTATGCAGTTTTGGCGCCATGAGGCGGACGACCACATCTGGAACACTGGCAGACCCCGTGTTCCTGCGCTATGTCAGCacattataacatttaaaacaagccAAACTCTGCAGCCTTGCAACAATCTGTCCGTTAACAAGTTGAATGGTGGAAATGAGTAAATATTTGCagtgttctttttctccactAAAAAACTGTTGTCACTTCATTTGGCATCAAAGAGCTCTGATGCAGTTTTATATAAAACAGTAGAACTGGATCGGCTCTGGAGCCTCTAGAGCTGAATATCAGAAGACATCACATCATGAGATTGACCTCATCATGGCAAACTTTCAACATCCTCTTCACAACACAGTTACTCGGCAACAGAGTCTTTGGACCTGAAGTTGCAATTTCCTACGATGACTGACGAATCCCACAAATGAATGACAAAAACTTCTAATtcatcaagatttttttttatttaatttaaatttatttcaatttttgggAGCAAAGCAAATAATCAaggtaaaatatttatattaatagattttttttacccataatGCTATAGGAGCCTGATCAGTAGTTTGTCAAACTCGTGTTTTTTTTCCGACTctaaagttttcactttcagtttgttttagaTATTTTCTCAGACTGTAAGTTGCTCCAAAGTGTAAAActgcataataaagaaaaagatatatatatacaagTTGAACCTGAGTATTACTCGCATTTGAGGGAACAGAATACGAGAACAAGGACTACGGAATAGATAACAATAACAGACTGAATATCTGCACACTTCACTAACGTGACACATtgatgcttcatgaaacaaTAGGAGGAATCTAGTATATTAGTGCTACATATGAAGAATTATCCAGATAGCCATAAAGAATACGCTAACACGTCAACTGAATTCTTTATATCACTTTAAAATCACTAAAtgtgttgaattcttcatcctccGTGTTGCTTTGGAACAATTCCACAGCGTTTCCTCTTTTGTAAAGAATCACATACAAGTCGCACGCCCAGCCAAACTATGCAATAAACCCAACTTATACTCTGCCAAGGATTTGGTGAATAGGGTACCAGCTTTAgacatttatgtatatattatatacattttgTCCATGTTTCTGTACCAAACAGCCAAAGAAGAAGATGACTTTGAAAAAGGATTACTAtacagacctcttttttttaaatttgcattttcatttgtgCGTGAAAACGAATCATCAAGCTGTCCCAATAGCTGAGTAATGTTTGAAATTTATAGGAAAGATTGTCATAAAGTTTACCAAAGGACAGTAAAAGTAATAGCGcataaagataaagaaaaggcCCAGAAATGTTTGAGGAAAAAATAAGCACAAAAGGATGATTGAAATAATTTGAAATTTCTTGAGGAAACACCTGAAACCAAAGTCAAAGAAGCTCAAAAGCATTTACGGTAAGTGATCCCTTACCTTGTTTACTATTACGACAAAGGAATGACAGAAATGAAGCCTGAACTGAAACTACAAATAATAGAATAGGTTTCTCCGGTATTAGAATATCTGTTTGGTGACTACATACCAAAATATAGTTCTCCTCATATTGAACatgaaagctgcttttctcaatCTCAGACAGAAGACATGTTTATGGAAGTCTTCAGCCTGACTTTGCAGCATCCTGTGGGATCCTTTTCTAACAAACATTAttatgtagagaaaaaaaacagtccccCTCTGGGAAACGTGGAGAACTCTCACCTCGATTCTCAGTTTCTCGAGCATCAAGGCcagcctctcctcctcctcctgctctcttTGCTGGCCGTCTGTCTGGCTGGCGTGGCTGCACAGAGTGACAGCTGGCATCAACGAGACCTCCTGCCTCCTGCTAAGTCCACCATTCTGGAAGGATCTGATCTTCCCGTCTGGTAGCAGATGACTGATCGGGCAATGGAAGCAATAGAAGCGGGAGCCATACATGAAGGGAGCGGGACACCGCTCCGCCTCAAACAGGCTCCTGAAGCAGTCTGGCTCCCCCTGCAGGTCAGTGTCCCTCTGCAGGCTCAGAACATTTATATCATCCTCCCTGCTCCCATTCACCGTCGTCAGGGGGAAGGAGAACGCAGACAACCGGCGAGTCTTCAGAAAGTGTAGTTCTGCTGCGTTCGTGTGGCTGAGCTCAGGCAGATGCGCTAGCAAACTGCGCAGGCGCTCTGACTCTCTGGGCGGCACCAGCACGCACACGCTGCGTGATTCCTCCCAGTCCTCCTCGGCGCAGCCAGGTTTCTGTGGCCGGATGGCCGGGTGCAGTGGGTGGGACAGCACCGGCTGCTTCACGTTCTGATATCTCAGGCTGTTGGGGGGTGCCAAAGCCCACACCGCACTGCTCAGGGGCCGAGTCGGACCGAGCCATCGCCAGTCAACCACCTACATGTGAAGACGGAGTTCAGTTTCAGAACAGAACCAGGCGGTTTCAATGTACGGTAGTTATCTGGTATTAGTCAGGTTGAAATGTTTTGTGATGAAGAGTTACGCTCACTATGCAGCCAACAAACCTGATGTTCATCAATCACACATTTGTAGGAAAAATGGAGACGCGTTTGTGCTTTTATCACATCCATCTTTCATACCTCACAATCTTCCTGTTATCTTATggatgcagcttttttttttcaagcgcATATTTGAGAACATCACATTTTTAGAGCAGTAACGGTTTTTCTTGTCCACAAAAACGTAGCAAATTCGTGACaccatttttaaattgatttgtcACAATGCATGAGCACGTTATACAAATGATACACAAACAAAGGAGGTGAACAAAACTAAATTTCCATGTTTCTCCTCCTGTTTTACTGCTGCAAAATCCTATTACTATGAATTCCAACGTAAAC carries:
- the c11h6orf136 gene encoding uncharacterized protein C6orf136 homolog isoform X2, translating into MAASRGGVAFWVGCVCSNGARKPVQNRSRSQVVDWRWLGPTRPLSSAVWALAPPNSLRYQNVKQPVLSHPLHPAIRPQKPGCAEEDWEESRSVCVLVPPRESERLRSLLAHLPELSHTNAAELHFLKTRRLSAFSFPLTTVNGSREDDINVLSLQRDTDLQGEPDCFRSLFEAERCPAPFMYGSRFYCFHCPISHLLPDGKIRSFQNGGLSRRQEVSLMPAVTLCSHASQTDGQQREQEEEERLALMLEKLRIELPSFFLTNHDYSIYSNDVEFINGLLNIKTRGRQVYQLTLSLWRFLVLCYYAEARLDVLKLTKHPEDGTIKARWRIRGLPFHCVLLRFYRKDKTHLYR
- the c11h6orf136 gene encoding uncharacterized protein C6orf136 homolog isoform X1, producing the protein MAASRGGVAFWVGCVCSNGARKPVQNRSRSQVVDWRWLGPTRPLSSAVWALAPPNSLRYQNVKQPVLSHPLHPAIRPQKPGCAEEDWEESRSVCVLVPPRESERLRSLLAHLPELSHTNAAELHFLKTRRLSAFSFPLTTVNGSREDDINVLSLQRDTDLQGEPDCFRSLFEAERCPAPFMYGSRFYCFHCPISHLLPDGKIRSFQNGGLSRRQEVSLMPAVTLCSHASQTDGQQREQEEEERLALMLEKLRIELPSFFLTNHDYSIYSNDVEFINGLLNIKTRGRQVYQLTLSLWRFLVLCYYAEARLDVLKLTKHPEDGTIKARWRIRGLPFHCVLLRFYRKDKTHLYRSYDAFSTFYVGQDGLIHCHKVEKVMPAQPPVLPRVRALLTGALVALGVQEHRPALNLLPPLLSSLRQNRD